The following are encoded together in the Malaya genurostris strain Urasoe2022 chromosome 3, Malgen_1.1, whole genome shotgun sequence genome:
- the LOC131436459 gene encoding uncharacterized protein LOC131436459: MGSCTKWIEMSQKNKPQSNTLTAGIMTLLTTGMLVGSTIFNMDIQRQTWALNHSDTTILFTLICFYMAAIVGSIAACFFVERFEKKPLSKVYLVLVIVASILLIVLPNNIVAMAFARVLFGLAHGMAYVIILIHGGEVSIKELRGLNISAVNYCLILGAVTHGVFTPIHSYNELNPNRLVGILGLTYAVIGAGIAQFLTYESPVYLIQRGREGEAIQAMMKLRNDSTETWEIRNDYTEFKTMLQEDDETSQSIFQDGNIRPLVLLSLCKLASVLSFNMALNLVRLNILDELFGYDDYSISAVMIMMVRLIMGSLFLFVIDRFGRKAPILLSTIASGSILAITGLIYLVADYINRDVGIALILTYEVVSSTGLTIVPDVYSSEAFNTKKKAASIAALHTVENILQILITVVVFSWDFTDGYKQGAVMITCGFPLLALSGIFYRWLPETNKMTIRQTRTEFSKHGEIVFSGTKTQPHNFLND, from the exons ATGGGCAGCTGCACCAAATGGATAGAGATGAGCCAGAAAAATAAACCACAGTCGAACACTTTGACAGCAG GAATAATGACCCTTCTGACCACCGGCATGCTCGTCGGATCAACAATATTCAACATGGACATACAGAGACAAACCTGGGCTCTGAACCATTCTGACACTACAATACTCTTCACGTTAATTTGCTTTTACATGGCCGCAATCGTCGGTTCTATTGCTGCATGCTTTTTCGTAGAACGTTTCGAAAAAAAGCCACTCTCG AAAGTGTACTTAGTGCTGGTGATCGTCGCCAGTATTTTACTGATAGTCCTTCCCAACAACATCGTAGCGATGGCTTTTGCACGAGTCCTTTTTGGATTGGCCCACGGTATGGCCTATGTGATTATCTTGATTCATGGTGGTGAAGTTTCGATTAAGGAGCTTCGTGGATTGAACATATCAGCAGTTAACTATTGTTTAATACTCGGAGCTGTGACGCATGGTGTTTTTACCCCCATTCATAGCTATAATGAATTGAATCCGAATCGGCTCGTCGGAATACTCGGCCTTACGTACGCCGTTATCGGAGCTGGCATAGCTCAATTTCTAACGTACGAATCTCCAGTTTATTTAATACAACGGGGACGAGAGGGTGAAGCCATTCAGGCAATGATGAAACTGCGTAACGACTCGACCGAAACATGGGAAATAAGAAACGATTACACTGAATTTAAAACTATGCTTCAAGAAGATGATGAAACTTCTCAGTCAATTTTTCAGGATGGTAACATACGCCCGTTGGTATTGCTATCGCTTTGTAAGCTAGCGTCAGTTTTATCGTTCAACATGGCATTGAACTTGGTCCGGTTGAACATCCTTGACGAGCTATTCGGTTATGATGACTACAGTATATCTGCTGTGATGATTATGATGGTTCGTTTAATCATGGGATCCCTGTTTCTGTTCGTGATTGATCGATTTGGGCGGAAGGCACCCATACTATTGTCAACGATAGCCAGCGGTTCGATCCTTGCCATCACAGGATTGATCTACCTGGTGGCGGACTACATCAATCGCGATGTGGGAATTGCTTTAATACTCACTTACGAGGTAGTGTCTTCTACCGGTTTAACTATAGTTCCCGATGTTTACAGCTCGGAAGCATTCAATACAAAAAAGAAGGCAGCATCAATTGCTGCTCTTCACACGGTGGAAAACATTCTTCAGATTCTAATCACAGTGGTGGTGTTTTCGTGGGACTTCACCGATGGTTATAAGCAGGGAGCTGTGATGATAACTTGTGGATTTCCACTACTAGCCTTGTCAGGAATCTTCTATAGATGGCTGCCGGAAACTAACAAGATGACTATTAGACAGACTCGAACGGAATTCTCCAAGCACGGAGAGATTGTTTTCAGCGGTACAAAAACACAACCGCACAACTTTTTGAACGATTGA